The Candidatus Ancaeobacter aquaticus genome has a segment encoding these proteins:
- a CDS encoding CofH family radical SAM protein, with protein sequence MSRILNEIKEKVFSGVRLDRDECMYLGNSNDIPALGKMADFVRKNKIGNNAFFSQNLNINYTNICELMCPLCAFSKEKEDKESYILSLDDIELKVRSLYEKGLFEVHIVGGLSPDIPFSYFIDMLSRIKDVDRGIHVQAFTAVEIDYFSRIYSMDIKDVLLELRNAGLGSMPGGGAEIFSGRIREKICPDKISGDRWLEVMETAHSMGIQTNATMLYGHYETFKERIDHMLALRDLQDKTNGFLAFVPLAFHPENTKIESIPYGTTGIDDIKMISISRIVLDNVPHIKALWMYSGMKMAETMLFFGADDIGGISLEEKIVHAAGAKTARSGDKKDMIRIIENAGRIPIECDSVYRKRHAQSEPVTLKV encoded by the coding sequence ATGTCACGCATACTCAATGAAATAAAAGAAAAAGTTTTCTCAGGTGTACGGCTTGACCGTGACGAGTGTATGTATCTTGGCAACAGTAATGATATACCCGCGCTTGGAAAAATGGCTGATTTTGTGAGAAAGAATAAAATTGGCAATAACGCATTCTTTTCACAAAACCTTAATATTAATTATACCAATATCTGTGAGTTAATGTGTCCATTGTGCGCATTCTCAAAAGAAAAGGAAGATAAAGAATCGTATATTCTGTCACTTGATGATATTGAGCTGAAGGTACGTTCATTATATGAAAAAGGTTTGTTTGAGGTTCATATTGTCGGTGGCCTTTCACCCGATATACCGTTTAGCTATTTTATCGATATGCTTTCCCGGATTAAGGACGTTGATCGCGGTATACACGTGCAGGCTTTTACTGCCGTTGAGATAGATTATTTTTCTCGTATCTATAGCATGGACATTAAAGACGTATTATTAGAACTGCGTAATGCGGGACTCGGTAGTATGCCTGGCGGTGGGGCCGAGATATTTTCTGGACGTATCAGAGAAAAGATATGTCCTGATAAGATATCCGGAGACCGGTGGCTTGAGGTTATGGAAACAGCACATAGCATGGGTATTCAAACAAATGCAACGATGCTCTATGGGCACTATGAGACTTTTAAGGAACGGATAGATCATATGCTTGCATTACGTGATCTGCAGGATAAGACAAACGGGTTTTTAGCATTTGTGCCGCTTGCATTTCATCCAGAGAACACAAAAATTGAATCAATCCCATATGGTACAACGGGTATAGATGATATTAAGATGATATCAATCTCACGTATAGTTCTTGATAACGTTCCTCACATTAAGGCGCTTTGGATGTATTCAGGAATGAAAATGGCAGAGACCATGCTATTTTTTGGCGCTGATGATATCGGCGGTATCTCGCTTGAAGAAAAGATCGTGCATGCAGCGGGAGCGAAAACCGCACGAAGCGGTGATAAAAAAGATATGATCCGCATTATTGAAAATGCCGGAAGAATTCCGATCGAATGTGACAGTGTTTATAGAAAAAGACATGCACAATCTGAACCTGTAACGCTAAAGGTCTGA
- a CDS encoding menaquinone biosynthesis protein, which yields MKKIRIGYPSYINCLPVYYGLSQSEKGSNYELVKGTPSELNALMRKGKLHVSAVSSIEYARNQEKYLLLPELCLNSRIKVMSVCLFSKYPLEELHDTHIGLTDTSATSHVLLKIILKQFCGYNNTFTVMQPDLNAMLEEFDAALLIGDDALKNRYRKNIYIYDLAELWHNATQKEFVFALWVMDREWASQNIEYASYILPWLKDSLFTGFYNLEEIIKEAERQVSGINFTEYFKHVQYDFTYSCKKGLELFYRYARQSGHIQDKVKLNYLTPRVLLQEEMSAV from the coding sequence ATGAAAAAAATAAGAATAGGGTATCCTTCGTATATAAATTGTCTACCGGTATATTATGGCCTCTCGCAAAGTGAAAAAGGCAGTAACTACGAACTCGTAAAAGGAACGCCATCTGAGTTAAATGCACTTATGCGCAAAGGAAAACTTCATGTGAGCGCGGTATCTTCTATTGAATATGCGCGTAACCAGGAAAAATATCTACTATTACCTGAGCTGTGTCTTAATTCACGCATCAAGGTGATGAGTGTCTGTTTGTTTAGTAAATATCCGTTAGAAGAACTTCATGATACACATATAGGGCTTACTGATACGAGCGCGACATCTCACGTGCTTCTCAAAATAATTTTAAAACAATTCTGTGGGTACAATAATACTTTTACCGTTATGCAGCCTGATCTGAATGCAATGTTAGAAGAATTCGATGCGGCGCTATTAATAGGTGATGATGCGCTTAAAAACCGGTATCGAAAAAATATCTATATTTATGATCTTGCAGAGCTATGGCATAATGCAACTCAAAAAGAATTTGTATTTGCGCTATGGGTTATGGATCGCGAGTGGGCCTCTCAGAATATTGAATATGCATCATATATATTACCGTGGTTAAAAGATTCGCTCTTTACCGGTTTTTATAATCTTGAAGAGATAATAAAAGAGGCGGAGCGTCAGGTGAGCGGCATAAACTTTACAGAGTACTTTAAACACGTGCAGTATGATTTCACGTATTCATGTAAAAAAGGGTTAGAACTTTTTTACCGATATGCACGGCAAAGCGGACATATCCAAGATAAGGTAAAGCTTAATTATCTTACCCCGCGTGTATTGCTTCAAGAAGAAATGAGTGCAGTATGA
- a CDS encoding ATP-binding protein, producing the protein MHKNIYKRRVVDEVVEYLNTDDIIVLHGARQVGKTCILYFLEDYLRERNEEVYFIDLEDSRYVAIIDAGIEQFLNHLKEEGFDLEKRIYVFIDEIQYLKNPSSFMKLLSDHHKNIKLIVSGSSSFEIKSKFKDSLVGRTVDFEVFNLSFEEYLLFKGKKYDEKITGELTDKKIDELKLLYKEYVLYGGYPKIVLIDELDKKERYLQQIIDTYVRKDIRDLALIKDIDKFNKLLEVLASQAGQMLNITELSNTCNIAKQTVEHYLFILENTYIIKLVRPYSKNLRSELFKVPKIYFYDCGLMQMLWLKSLQKEIIGNVFENSIFAELVKEYSKNNVCYWRTMDKKEIDFILNVKNKILPIEVKLNFERFKNKAIDYFAGKYKIDEYRIVGLLGQKKTPSYIYPWEIKGIFT; encoded by the coding sequence ATGCACAAAAATATTTATAAAAGAAGAGTTGTTGATGAGGTTGTAGAATACTTAAATACAGACGATATAATTGTATTACATGGCGCAAGACAGGTTGGTAAAACATGCATACTGTATTTTCTGGAAGATTACCTAAGAGAGAGAAATGAAGAGGTGTATTTTATTGATCTTGAAGATTCAAGATATGTAGCAATTATTGATGCGGGAATAGAACAGTTTTTAAATCACCTAAAAGAAGAAGGTTTTGATTTAGAAAAAAGGATATATGTATTTATAGATGAGATACAATACTTAAAGAATCCTTCTTCGTTTATGAAATTGCTCTCAGACCACCATAAGAATATCAAACTGATCGTTTCGGGTTCATCAAGCTTTGAGATTAAAAGTAAATTTAAAGATTCACTGGTCGGAAGAACAGTAGATTTTGAGGTATTTAATCTGTCTTTTGAAGAATATTTGTTGTTTAAAGGTAAAAAATATGATGAGAAAATTACCGGTGAATTAACGGATAAGAAAATAGATGAACTAAAACTTTTGTACAAAGAATATGTACTTTATGGCGGGTATCCAAAGATTGTGTTAATAGATGAACTTGATAAAAAAGAAAGGTACCTGCAGCAAATAATTGATACATATGTACGGAAAGACATTCGTGACCTTGCATTGATAAAAGATATAGATAAATTTAATAAATTGTTGGAAGTTTTGGCCTCTCAAGCAGGACAGATGCTCAATATAACGGAGCTGTCAAATACGTGTAATATTGCAAAACAAACTGTTGAGCACTATCTTTTCATACTGGAAAATACATATATAATTAAATTGGTACGGCCTTATAGCAAGAATTTAAGGTCAGAACTTTTTAAAGTCCCTAAAATCTATTTCTATGATTGCGGTTTAATGCAAATGCTTTGGTTGAAAAGTCTTCAGAAAGAGATTATTGGGAATGTTTTTGAAAATAGCATTTTTGCAGAGCTTGTAAAAGAATATTCAAAAAATAATGTTTGTTATTGGAGAACTATGGATAAAAAAGAGATAGATTTTATACTCAATGTGAAAAACAAGATCTTGCCGATTGAAGTTAAGCTTAATTTTGAGCGTTTTAAAAATAAGGCCATAGATTATTTTGCTGGAAAGTATAAGATAGATGAATATAGGATCGTAGGTTTATTAGGTCAGAAGAAAACCCCATCATATATATATCCCTGGGAAATAAAAGGGATATTTACGTAG
- the mqnC gene encoding cyclic dehypoxanthinyl futalosine synthase, whose translation MNLDSILTKAREGKRLSIDEGTLLFNADLVTLGAIAESRKAVHHKEPIVTFVIDRNITFTNVCVCQCDFCAFYVSPQSRKAFLLNEDEILKSVKELVDMGGTQVMLQGGLNPEVDLEYYLSILKKIKESFPVHIHSFSVAEIVYLSKKEGISAEEVLKKMQEAGLDSLPGAAEILVDRVRKKVSPNKTSTSEWIEVMKSAHALNMHTTATMTFGMVETTRERMQHLECIRNLQDETGGFKAFIPWTFSPRNTKLSSLKAAGGVDYLMMLAISRIYLDNFPHIHTGWVTEGEKLAQIGLMFGANDMGGILMDEVVVKATGINNSMTVDKIVHLIQSAGMIPAQRNSKYEIIRYF comes from the coding sequence ATGAATCTAGACTCAATATTAACAAAGGCACGAGAAGGGAAGCGTCTATCAATCGATGAAGGGACACTTCTTTTTAATGCTGATCTTGTCACACTTGGTGCGATTGCCGAGTCTAGAAAAGCTGTTCATCATAAAGAACCGATCGTGACATTTGTTATTGATCGAAATATTACGTTTACTAATGTATGTGTCTGTCAGTGTGATTTCTGTGCGTTTTATGTTTCTCCTCAGTCAAGAAAAGCATTTCTTTTAAATGAAGATGAGATACTTAAAAGTGTTAAAGAACTTGTAGATATGGGTGGGACTCAAGTCATGTTGCAGGGAGGGCTTAATCCAGAGGTTGATCTTGAGTACTATTTGTCTATTCTAAAAAAAATAAAAGAAAGTTTTCCGGTACATATTCATTCGTTTTCAGTGGCTGAGATTGTATATTTATCTAAAAAGGAAGGTATTTCAGCCGAAGAAGTTCTAAAAAAAATGCAGGAGGCAGGGCTGGACTCACTTCCCGGTGCCGCGGAGATCTTAGTTGATCGTGTACGGAAAAAAGTAAGTCCTAATAAAACATCAACAAGCGAGTGGATAGAGGTGATGAAGTCAGCTCATGCGCTTAATATGCATACTACGGCAACAATGACTTTTGGTATGGTTGAAACAACACGTGAACGTATGCAGCATCTTGAATGTATCCGAAATCTTCAGGATGAAACGGGCGGGTTTAAGGCGTTTATACCATGGACATTTTCCCCGCGTAATACAAAGCTCTCATCACTTAAAGCTGCAGGCGGCGTTGATTACCTCATGATGCTTGCGATTTCGCGCATATATCTTGATAATTTCCCGCATATACATACCGGTTGGGTAACCGAAGGCGAGAAACTTGCACAGATCGGTCTTATGTTTGGGGCAAACGATATGGGTGGTATTCTTATGGACGAAGTTGTGGTAAAAGCAACAGGAATTAATAACTCTATGACAGTAGATAAAATTGTCCATCTTATACAATCTGCAGGGATGATACCTGCACAGCGAAATTCAAAATATGAAATCATTCGCTACTTTTAA
- a CDS encoding ubiquinone/menaquinone biosynthesis methyltransferase, whose translation MKSFATFNSHDPQKGDYIRNLFNNIASRYDLLNYILSFGIYRLWYRRVLKESGCPKNGTVIDFCTGTGELLILFNKKFKLHRGIGIDISEHMLDVARNKIKDNTIFDFKCVCAEDTGVMEKCDCVTMSFALRNVTNVDHVYNEMARLVRRGGKVLILELTAPQNPIMKLFHKIYLKTVLPCMGWLLSGDSKAYTYLAESIINFPTNRVITGLMRKAGFRNIRVEPLSFGIASLFIAEK comes from the coding sequence ATGAAATCATTCGCTACTTTTAATTCACATGATCCTCAAAAGGGAGATTATATACGTAATCTCTTCAATAACATTGCATCGCGATATGATCTTCTTAACTATATTCTCAGCTTTGGTATTTATCGTTTGTGGTACAGGCGGGTTTTGAAAGAGTCCGGCTGTCCAAAAAATGGGACGGTAATAGATTTTTGTACCGGGACAGGAGAACTTTTAATCTTATTTAACAAGAAATTTAAATTACATCGCGGGATAGGAATAGACATATCAGAACACATGCTTGATGTGGCACGAAATAAGATTAAAGATAATACTATCTTCGATTTCAAATGTGTTTGCGCTGAAGATACCGGAGTAATGGAAAAGTGTGATTGTGTGACAATGTCGTTTGCATTGCGTAATGTCACAAATGTGGATCATGTATATAATGAAATGGCCAGGTTAGTAAGGCGTGGAGGTAAAGTCCTGATACTTGAACTTACTGCACCACAAAATCCAATCATGAAATTGTTCCATAAAATTTATTTAAAAACTGTCTTGCCTTGTATGGGATGGTTGCTATCAGGCGATAGTAAGGCATATACGTATCTTGCTGAATCTATTATAAATTTTCCGACAAATCGTGTTATAACCGGGCTTATGCGTAAAGCTGGCTTTAGAAATATCAGGGTTGAACCTCTTTCCTTTGGTATCGCATCTCTTTTTATTGCTGAAAAATGA
- a CDS encoding Fic family protein, which produces MINHKLHKNLLWPHVKNCMKSFVHISILVSFLLSSVVPLGAQTIEKKTLAPDSIFSEKELDVINLEEPEETVRLPDTVQSEREKEREKEAVKRGARWPWLTVLLLKYGYKETTLDVVQVLIEQLFWGVGAISGVWYGMTYPQSLTLSALMFGFLHVFTGKMGERVKPRFRDIVFVSILNLSVITLYGLTPLSVLFSALFIAGPMHYMYNRYLDENEWMYREIARINGEYYVRLVEIFSDRTLSMPTKEAMIDDLEDKLLDAVPEKYQSYYIRGINSFNNELPKNNNLLMLHKGSETQYLLNDSVDREFADDIDRDEVLTRSQGKVTYRELYPGIPVLFMDPGFYEYFDKTVLDNDVMTYGFTLTKGNRGIKPTYCIVPDDKNQLIKQTTLIHEVQHLVWGLLLESGLVKEINETSEERLRLFKRFRKEMCSAIVSREDILEESPEALVVTRDKKDLDFAEIERDFIGICMKVARAGGVEHEAFFHAAIASANFNELRKNCLRLVPLHTLTNDEIIRVLSDNKLLKNDTEYADKAKEFIKVSNITITPEYLKEYVAHYKQRARKMPAVPFTEGLNAQLEKDKSKKEEVKKAELPQVDRGEALEDEIVADEDTEPVKADYMQVKAPYYSKESIKDGKKIEFETPDDAKKFGKKLVSKNKAVEHRIDVLGRKFDVILEKGTGITDAAVKAAISEAVSRTKTVGGDIAKLPSTIVFSILDKSSHMFEDHIRNGFIGINKALYEIKDKKIQNLLLEVGVFHELCHEVTGKGGDTFEKEQMKRDAVYVNSLMNTLGIDIESILPILRDNFTPPIQNFIFALQSAAVSSYFDIPDFDGKFSRFSDWLDREIKDGKIIPNDKLRALARSLPISVTIFEEKYPIDHNVFSWLFDSEEYKRFKGAVKNVNNLLKTGREINFEDVQEWNKLVGKTRMPIRPMFLKKKKYGDFRSGYQWFMTWWLTGKINAYYKNGKIPRTPIRLATDAFYTVVSSHPFYDGNHRTGLLIMMYILAKSGLSVHFDQVSLSQFRIITEHDKLDKNQIYQFIKKRVHKLPGPSTSSYKSYRKNIDHITETFQRTGTSE; this is translated from the coding sequence ATGATAAATCATAAATTGCATAAAAATTTGTTATGGCCCCATGTTAAAAACTGCATGAAAAGCTTTGTGCATATTTCTATTCTCGTATCGTTTTTATTATCTTCCGTTGTTCCCCTTGGGGCACAAACTATAGAAAAAAAGACACTTGCCCCTGATTCGATATTTTCTGAAAAAGAGCTTGATGTGATCAATCTTGAAGAACCAGAAGAAACCGTACGTTTACCGGATACTGTTCAAAGTGAGCGGGAAAAAGAAAGAGAAAAAGAAGCGGTTAAACGCGGTGCACGGTGGCCGTGGCTGACTGTGTTACTTTTAAAATATGGGTACAAAGAGACAACACTTGATGTTGTGCAAGTATTGATTGAGCAGTTATTCTGGGGTGTTGGGGCAATATCCGGTGTGTGGTATGGTATGACGTATCCTCAGAGTCTGACTTTATCTGCACTGATGTTTGGGTTCTTGCATGTGTTTACGGGAAAGATGGGCGAGCGAGTAAAACCGAGGTTTAGAGATATCGTTTTTGTCTCAATTTTAAATCTATCGGTGATCACATTGTATGGATTAACGCCGCTTTCAGTTCTCTTTTCCGCTCTTTTCATAGCCGGGCCGATGCATTATATGTATAACAGATATCTGGATGAGAATGAATGGATGTATCGTGAGATTGCACGTATAAATGGTGAGTATTATGTGCGTTTAGTTGAGATATTTTCCGATCGTACGTTATCCATGCCAACAAAAGAAGCAATGATAGATGATCTCGAAGACAAACTATTAGATGCTGTCCCAGAAAAGTATCAATCGTACTATATTCGGGGGATAAATAGTTTTAATAACGAATTGCCAAAAAATAATAATCTTCTTATGCTGCACAAAGGCTCGGAAACTCAATATCTTTTAAATGATTCTGTCGATAGAGAATTTGCAGACGATATTGATAGGGATGAAGTGCTGACACGTTCTCAGGGGAAGGTAACGTACCGTGAACTGTATCCTGGAATACCGGTCTTGTTTATGGATCCGGGGTTTTACGAATATTTTGATAAGACCGTGCTAGATAATGATGTTATGACTTACGGGTTTACCCTTACCAAAGGTAACAGGGGTATAAAACCCACCTATTGCATAGTGCCGGATGATAAGAACCAATTAATTAAACAAACAACACTAATTCACGAAGTCCAGCATTTGGTCTGGGGACTCCTTTTAGAATCCGGTTTAGTAAAAGAAATCAATGAAACATCAGAAGAACGATTAAGGTTATTCAAGCGGTTTAGAAAAGAAATGTGCTCTGCGATTGTAAGTCGCGAAGATATCTTAGAGGAATCTCCCGAGGCGTTAGTTGTTACAAGAGACAAGAAAGATCTTGATTTTGCCGAGATAGAAAGGGATTTTATTGGTATCTGTATGAAAGTAGCCCGTGCCGGCGGTGTAGAGCACGAAGCGTTCTTCCATGCGGCTATTGCCTCAGCAAACTTCAATGAGCTCAGAAAGAATTGTCTGCGTTTAGTTCCATTGCATACGTTAACCAATGATGAAATCATAAGGGTTTTATCTGATAATAAACTTTTAAAGAATGATACGGAGTATGCGGATAAAGCAAAAGAGTTTATTAAAGTTTCCAATATCACAATTACCCCAGAATATTTAAAGGAGTATGTCGCGCACTATAAACAAAGAGCACGAAAAATGCCAGCTGTACCGTTTACTGAAGGTCTGAACGCACAGTTAGAAAAAGATAAATCGAAGAAAGAAGAAGTAAAAAAAGCGGAATTGCCGCAAGTAGATAGAGGAGAGGCCCTTGAAGATGAGATAGTAGCAGATGAAGATACTGAGCCAGTAAAAGCCGACTATATGCAGGTGAAGGCCCCGTATTACAGTAAAGAGTCTATAAAAGATGGAAAGAAGATTGAGTTTGAAACGCCGGATGATGCGAAGAAGTTCGGGAAGAAACTTGTTTCTAAAAATAAAGCGGTGGAGCACCGGATCGATGTTCTTGGCAGGAAGTTTGATGTAATTTTAGAAAAAGGAACGGGAATTACAGATGCGGCTGTGAAAGCAGCGATATCTGAGGCTGTATCCAGGACTAAAACCGTTGGCGGTGATATAGCGAAACTTCCTTCCACAATCGTTTTTTCTATCCTAGACAAATCATCACACATGTTCGAAGACCATATACGAAACGGTTTTATTGGTATCAATAAAGCGCTGTATGAAATAAAAGATAAAAAAATACAAAATCTTCTTTTAGAGGTTGGTGTATTTCATGAGCTGTGTCATGAGGTGACTGGCAAGGGCGGAGATACGTTTGAAAAAGAGCAGATGAAACGTGACGCAGTGTATGTCAATAGTCTTATGAATACGCTTGGTATTGATATTGAAAGTATCTTACCGATTTTAAGGGATAATTTTACCCCCCCAATACAGAATTTCATTTTTGCATTACAGTCTGCCGCTGTATCCAGCTACTTTGATATTCCAGATTTCGACGGTAAGTTCTCCCGGTTTTCCGACTGGCTTGACCGCGAAATAAAAGACGGTAAAATAATTCCAAACGATAAGCTCAGAGCTCTTGCCAGGTCTCTACCAATTTCGGTAACGATCTTTGAAGAGAAATATCCTATTGACCATAATGTATTTAGTTGGTTGTTCGATAGCGAAGAATATAAGCGTTTTAAGGGTGCTGTTAAGAATGTAAATAATCTATTAAAAACAGGCAGAGAGATTAACTTTGAGGATGTGCAGGAATGGAACAAGCTCGTCGGAAAGACACGCATGCCGATACGGCCTATGTTTTTAAAGAAGAAAAAATACGGGGATTTCCGTTCAGGTTATCAGTGGTTTATGACATGGTGGCTGACAGGTAAGATAAATGCATATTACAAAAATGGGAAGATACCTAGAACTCCTATCCGTTTAGCTACTGATGCTTTTTATACAGTGGTTTCCAGTCATCCTTTTTATGATGGAAATCACCGCACAGGGCTTCTTATCATGATGTATATTCTTGCAAAATCAGGTCTGAGCGTGCATTTTGATCAAGTAAGCCTCTCACAGTTCAGGATTATTACCGAGCACGACAAACTCGATAAAAACCAGATATATCAGTTTATCAAAAAACGGGTTCATAAGCTTCCGGGACCCTCTACCTCTAGCTATAAATCTTACCGCAAAAATATTGACCACATTACTGAAACATTTCAACGCACCGGTACGTCTGAATAA
- a CDS encoding UbiA-like polyprenyltransferase, whose amino-acid sequence MELHWIKKFVKLVKFEHTLFALPFAYIGLLLAPGEGKILIFVWVTIAMVSARTAGMALNRIIDLKYDKLNPRTQDRILSRGDMHGMTVVAIIIVSILVFECSSYMLNRLCFVLSPVALALLFIYSYLKRFTWVGHIVLGAILACAPVGGWLAVTGSFSFSILVLGFAVILWVAGFDILYACGDYDFDREHDLRSIPIRFGIEESLLISSACHFMMTFLLFLIGFTLDLGIFYFLGVTICSLLLIYEHMLLKKDRVKNMSTAFFTVNAWISVILLVFTIADKIAY is encoded by the coding sequence ATGGAATTACACTGGATAAAAAAGTTCGTTAAGTTAGTTAAGTTTGAGCATACGTTGTTTGCATTACCGTTTGCCTATATCGGGCTATTACTTGCACCGGGCGAAGGGAAGATACTGATATTTGTATGGGTTACGATCGCTATGGTCAGTGCACGTACAGCCGGTATGGCGCTCAATCGCATTATTGATCTGAAATACGATAAGCTAAATCCTCGCACACAAGACAGAATTCTTTCCCGCGGTGATATGCATGGTATGACGGTTGTAGCTATTATCATTGTCTCCATTCTCGTTTTTGAGTGTTCTTCATACATGCTTAACAGGCTCTGCTTTGTTTTGTCTCCGGTGGCCTTAGCACTTCTTTTTATCTATTCATATTTAAAACGGTTTACTTGGGTAGGGCATATAGTTTTAGGGGCCATTCTTGCCTGTGCACCGGTCGGAGGATGGCTAGCGGTAACTGGCAGTTTTTCTTTTTCTATACTTGTTTTGGGTTTTGCGGTGATATTATGGGTTGCAGGGTTTGATATTTTGTATGCGTGCGGTGATTATGATTTTGATAGAGAACACGATCTTCGTTCAATACCGATACGGTTCGGGATTGAAGAATCACTCCTTATTTCATCAGCGTGTCACTTTATGATGACTTTTCTTCTTTTTCTTATTGGCTTTACACTTGATTTAGGGATATTCTATTTTTTAGGTGTTACAATATGTTCGTTATTATTGATATATGAACATATGCTTCTCAAGAAAGATAGGGTGAAAAATATGAGTACCGCATTTTTTACCGTGAATGCATGGATAAGTGTTATCTTGCTTGTATTTACAATAGCCGACAAAATTGCATATTAA
- a CDS encoding flavin prenyltransferase UbiX, whose translation MNNYIVSISGASGMVYAKRLIDVLLENNCHIELCITDMAKFIMKEELGINPKALSDTRYLSSLFGEMSHNVRFHDIHDLTAPIASGSYKTKGMIVVPCSMNTLSALAVGRSENLLERAADVTLKEGRQLIIIPRETPFTAIHLENMLKLTHAGAAVIPPIPAFYHDPQSIDDLINYVITKILDRMGVDTNIMNRWDGVKNKGTIKTNISQAPNG comes from the coding sequence ATGAATAACTATATTGTTAGTATTAGTGGTGCAAGTGGCATGGTGTACGCAAAGCGCCTAATTGATGTGCTCCTTGAAAATAATTGTCATATAGAGTTATGTATTACTGATATGGCTAAGTTCATCATGAAAGAAGAACTTGGCATTAATCCCAAGGCCCTTTCAGATACAAGGTATCTTTCTTCGCTATTTGGAGAGATGTCCCATAATGTGAGATTTCATGATATTCATGATCTTACTGCGCCAATAGCAAGCGGTTCGTACAAAACAAAAGGTATGATCGTTGTTCCCTGCAGCATGAACACGCTTTCTGCACTTGCAGTGGGGAGATCAGAAAATCTTTTAGAGCGAGCAGCTGATGTCACTTTAAAAGAAGGGAGACAACTCATTATCATTCCTCGCGAGACACCGTTTACTGCGATCCATCTCGAGAATATGCTCAAGCTCACACATGCAGGGGCCGCGGTCATTCCTCCCATACCGGCGTTTTACCACGATCCACAATCTATTGATGATCTTATCAATTATGTTATTACAAAGATACTTGATCGTATGGGTGTCGATACCAATATCATGAACAGGTGGGACGGGGTAAAGAACAAAGGAACAATAAAAACAAATATTTCACAAGCCCCTAATGGATAA